Proteins from one Corynebacterium epidermidicanis genomic window:
- a CDS encoding DUF4185 domain-containing protein has protein sequence MSSIELSSGSSTSTQGRPASPPCDGGVSPGLDVTMIGDLLGPGISDHLNVRSGDLGTMGPIGTGREFAIIFGDSFRGVHLGDGEWLSPVGAVAELDANGKIVLKRPLNNSSQMEQLIRYQHNDRGLTLLPSDVINGTLYLQAMWNEGVDTFFHTADPQPHMAMRMAVPESAPELEVTITELAEPTDQLAPVSVIPVE, from the coding sequence TTGAGCAGCATTGAGCTCAGCAGCGGCAGTTCGACAAGCACCCAAGGCCGTCCGGCGAGTCCGCCGTGCGACGGCGGCGTTTCCCCAGGTCTTGACGTCACGATGATCGGGGATTTGCTCGGCCCAGGCATTTCCGATCACCTGAACGTGCGCTCCGGCGATCTCGGCACCATGGGGCCGATTGGCACTGGCCGTGAGTTCGCGATCATCTTCGGCGATTCTTTCCGCGGCGTTCACCTCGGCGATGGGGAGTGGCTGAGCCCCGTGGGTGCTGTGGCGGAGCTCGACGCGAACGGCAAGATTGTCCTGAAGCGCCCGCTCAACAATAGCTCTCAAATGGAACAACTCATCCGTTATCAGCACAACGACCGTGGGCTTACTCTCCTGCCGTCTGATGTCATCAACGGGACCTTATATTTGCAGGCGATGTGGAACGAAGGCGTCGACACGTTCTTCCATACTGCCGACCCCCAACCGCACATGGCCATGCGGATGGCAGTCCCTGAAAGCGCACCGGAACTCGAAGTGACGATCACCGAGCTAGCTGAACCAACAGATCAGCTAGCGCCGGTGAGCGTGATCCCGGTGGAGTAA
- a CDS encoding anthranilate synthase component II: MILVDNFDSFTYNLVDALNCRTVVRNTIAPQALLDMSPELVVLSPGPGHPRDAGNLMSILATCLQEGVPVLGICLGFQAIVEHFGGTVQRCGPVHGMRSTLTGTPLFDGQSVARYHSLGATSVPAPLEALAWADGVVMAASAPGVLGLQFHPESILTTNGPAILNAAIKELS; encoded by the coding sequence ATGATCCTGGTAGACAACTTCGATTCCTTCACCTACAACCTGGTGGATGCCTTAAATTGCCGCACCGTGGTGCGCAACACCATCGCCCCGCAGGCGCTTTTAGACATGAGCCCGGAACTCGTGGTGCTATCGCCTGGGCCGGGGCACCCCCGCGACGCCGGCAACCTCATGTCGATCCTCGCCACCTGTCTTCAAGAGGGGGTGCCCGTACTCGGTATCTGCCTCGGCTTCCAGGCCATCGTGGAACACTTCGGCGGCACGGTACAGCGTTGTGGCCCGGTGCACGGCATGCGCAGCACCTTAACCGGCACCCCGCTTTTCGACGGCCAGTCGGTCGCCCGCTACCACTCGCTGGGCGCCACCAGTGTCCCAGCACCCCTCGAGGCGCTCGCCTGGGCCGACGGTGTGGTCATGGCGGCCAGCGCCCCGGGCGTACTCGGGTTACAGTTCCACCCAGAATCGATTCTCACAACCAACGGCCCGGCCATCCTCAATGCCGCCATCAAGGAGCTTTCATGA
- a CDS encoding ABC transporter ATP-binding protein, whose translation MISGQELRVSYGSHVVVDGVSLDLPHGETLGLVGPNGSGKTTLLRALYGSLPAQGTVLIDARSLDTMSRRDIARTVSVVVQEPDSDFSGSLSVAEVVQLGRLPHGFSAGDGELVHGALAQVGMLGASSARFADLSGGEKQRVLIARAIAQDCSHILLDEPTNHLDIRYQHEVLSLLTGVHASVAVVLHDLNLAARYCARIAVLSAGKVVAFGSPDEVLVPEVLEPVYGVRVQRFDLQGQIHLTFGLE comes from the coding sequence GTGATTTCTGGCCAAGAACTGCGGGTTTCCTATGGCAGCCACGTCGTCGTTGACGGGGTCAGCCTCGACCTCCCCCACGGCGAAACTCTCGGCCTTGTCGGCCCGAACGGCTCCGGGAAAACGACGCTCCTGCGCGCCCTCTACGGCAGCCTGCCCGCCCAAGGCACGGTGCTTATCGACGCCCGCAGCCTCGACACTATGAGCCGCCGAGACATCGCCCGCACCGTCTCCGTGGTGGTGCAGGAGCCGGACTCTGATTTTTCAGGGTCTTTGAGCGTTGCTGAGGTGGTGCAGCTGGGCCGCTTGCCTCATGGGTTTTCCGCAGGTGATGGTGAGTTAGTGCACGGCGCGTTGGCGCAGGTGGGGATGCTGGGCGCATCGAGCGCACGCTTCGCGGACCTCTCAGGTGGCGAGAAGCAGCGGGTCCTCATCGCCCGCGCCATTGCACAGGATTGCTCCCACATCCTTCTCGATGAGCCCACGAACCACTTGGACATCCGCTATCAACACGAGGTGTTGTCACTGCTCACAGGTGTGCACGCCTCGGTGGCGGTGGTGCTGCACGACCTCAATTTGGCGGCGCGCTACTGCGCGCGGATCGCGGTGCTGTCAGCTGGGAAGGTGGTGGCGTTCGGCAGCCCTGATGAGGTGCTAGTCCCTGAGGTGCTCGAGCCCGTGTATGGCGTCCGCGTGCAGCGCTTTGACCTGCAGGGGCAGATTCATCTGACGTTCGGGCTCGAGTAG
- a CDS encoding anthranilate synthase component 1 yields the protein MKIKVAYPDPEGPNSLSNLRDAIALLESADIHSKEGLQSLAVLQSAARITCHGQTVTVTGHPEIIDFLDERLSEFGSEGKYTFARPNTPTERERLTERSNVEVLRLLQQRDPDALLVGGFAFDYIETFEELPHVSGEGIAYPDYDFVLAEVSLEVDHQTRTAVINGPADQLGHFQQQLRQTHPIAPAPHHEATSITDEEFGSQVTALQEHIHAGDIFQVVPSRRFEVPCDDAFSAYQRLKAINPSPYMFYLRGEGYELFGASPESNLKYTAATRRVELYPIAGTQPRGATPEEDIRRELLLRTDAKEIAEHTMLVDLARNDLARVAKPGTRVVEKLMQVDRYAKVMHLVSLVAAELDEDLDALDAYRACMNMGTLTGAPKLRAIELLRGVEQRRRGAYGGAVGYLRGNGDMDTCIVIRSAYVQDGVAVVQAGAGVVRDSVPALEAAETRHKAAAVLQALGA from the coding sequence ATGAAAATCAAAGTAGCTTACCCCGATCCCGAGGGTCCCAACAGCCTCAGCAACTTGCGGGACGCCATCGCGCTGTTGGAATCCGCGGACATTCACTCCAAGGAAGGGCTCCAATCACTCGCGGTGCTCCAATCCGCTGCGCGGATTACCTGCCACGGTCAAACCGTCACTGTGACAGGACATCCGGAGATCATCGACTTTTTAGATGAGCGCCTCTCTGAATTCGGTAGCGAAGGGAAGTACACCTTCGCGCGCCCCAACACACCAACCGAACGGGAGCGTCTCACCGAACGTAGCAACGTCGAGGTGCTCCGTCTCCTCCAGCAGCGGGACCCGGATGCGTTGCTCGTCGGCGGGTTCGCCTTCGACTACATCGAGACCTTTGAAGAGCTACCGCATGTTTCAGGGGAGGGGATTGCCTACCCGGACTACGATTTCGTGCTCGCCGAAGTCTCGCTCGAAGTCGATCACCAAACCCGCACCGCCGTGATCAACGGACCAGCCGACCAACTCGGCCACTTCCAACAGCAACTGCGCCAAACCCACCCGATCGCGCCCGCCCCACACCACGAAGCCACCTCCATCACGGACGAGGAATTCGGGTCGCAGGTCACCGCGCTACAAGAGCACATCCACGCGGGAGACATCTTCCAGGTAGTGCCTTCCCGACGCTTCGAGGTGCCCTGCGACGACGCCTTCAGCGCCTACCAGCGTCTCAAAGCGATCAACCCGTCGCCCTACATGTTCTATCTGCGTGGAGAAGGCTACGAACTGTTTGGCGCCAGCCCCGAATCCAACCTCAAATACACAGCCGCCACCCGGCGCGTAGAGCTCTACCCAATCGCTGGGACGCAGCCGCGGGGTGCCACACCAGAGGAGGACATTCGCCGAGAGTTGCTGTTGCGCACCGATGCGAAAGAGATCGCGGAGCACACGATGCTGGTTGACCTCGCGCGTAATGACCTAGCGCGCGTCGCAAAGCCGGGCACCCGGGTGGTGGAGAAGCTTATGCAGGTGGATCGGTACGCGAAGGTCATGCACTTGGTGTCGTTGGTGGCCGCGGAACTCGACGAGGACCTGGATGCGTTGGATGCTTACCGAGCCTGCATGAACATGGGCACGCTCACGGGTGCGCCGAAGCTGCGCGCAATCGAGCTGCTGCGGGGCGTGGAACAACGTCGCCGTGGGGCCTATGGTGGGGCGGTCGGCTACCTGCGGGGTAATGGCGATATGGATACCTGCATCGTGATCCGATCCGCGTACGTGCAAGACGGCGTCGCGGTGGTGCAGGCGGGCGCGGGCGTGGTGCGAGACTCCGTGCCTGCCCTCGAGGCCGCCGAAACGCGCCACAAAGCCGCCGCTGTCCTCCAAGCGTTGGGAGCCTAA
- the trpB gene encoding tryptophan synthase subunit beta: protein MNVSRETLLPAYFGEFGGQYVPEELYPVLDQLERAYVNAMQDPTFRAELDDLYRNYLGRPTPVTECRNLGNNKVRIFLKREDLVHGGAHKGNQVVAQALLAQRLGKTRLIAETGAGQHGTATAMVAALFGMKCTIYMGARDVARQQPNVYRMRLMGAEVIPVDDGGNGLGNAIDVALQDWVQSYEDTHYLLGTAAGPHPFPTLVKEFQAVISRESKPQLQERIGKLPDVVVAAVGGGSNAIGAFAEYIEEESVNLVGVEPAGEGLDSGKHGAPLCRGKIGILHGSRSYMMLQADGTVGESHSVSAGLDYPGVGPEHAHLLSTGRAQYVGITDAEAIEAFRLLSRKEGIIPALESSHALAYALKLAETATEPMNILVNLSGRGDKDVDYVRGILGDLPVTEPVTDEHMRRAMQNFHKAL from the coding sequence ATGAATGTTTCACGTGAAACGCTGCTCCCGGCTTACTTCGGCGAATTTGGCGGTCAATACGTCCCCGAAGAGCTCTACCCCGTGCTTGACCAGCTGGAACGCGCCTACGTTAATGCGATGCAGGACCCGACTTTCCGGGCCGAGCTCGACGATCTTTACCGCAATTACCTGGGGCGCCCCACCCCGGTGACCGAGTGCCGCAACCTGGGTAACAACAAAGTACGGATCTTCCTTAAGCGCGAAGACCTCGTGCACGGTGGAGCACACAAAGGCAACCAGGTGGTCGCGCAAGCCCTGCTGGCGCAGCGCCTCGGGAAAACCCGCCTGATCGCCGAAACCGGCGCCGGCCAACACGGCACCGCGACCGCCATGGTGGCGGCCCTGTTCGGCATGAAGTGCACCATCTACATGGGCGCCCGGGACGTCGCTCGCCAACAGCCAAATGTATACCGAATGCGCTTGATGGGAGCCGAGGTCATCCCCGTAGACGACGGTGGCAACGGCCTCGGCAACGCCATCGACGTCGCCCTGCAGGACTGGGTGCAGTCCTACGAGGACACCCACTACCTCCTCGGCACCGCAGCCGGCCCACACCCATTCCCAACCCTGGTGAAAGAGTTCCAAGCCGTCATCTCGCGTGAATCCAAGCCTCAGCTACAGGAACGCATCGGCAAACTTCCCGACGTCGTAGTGGCCGCCGTCGGCGGTGGCTCCAACGCCATCGGCGCATTTGCCGAATACATCGAAGAGGAAAGCGTGAACCTCGTTGGCGTCGAACCAGCAGGCGAAGGCCTCGACTCCGGCAAGCACGGCGCTCCGCTATGCCGCGGGAAGATCGGAATTCTGCATGGTTCGCGCTCCTACATGATGCTGCAGGCCGACGGCACTGTCGGAGAGTCTCACTCCGTGTCCGCAGGCCTGGACTACCCAGGTGTCGGCCCGGAGCACGCGCACCTGCTCAGCACCGGCCGCGCCCAATATGTGGGCATCACCGACGCTGAGGCCATCGAAGCATTCCGCTTGCTGAGCCGCAAGGAGGGCATCATTCCGGCACTGGAATCCAGCCACGCGCTGGCCTATGCCCTCAAGCTCGCCGAGACCGCAACCGAACCGATGAACATCTTGGTCAACCTGTCCGGCCGTGGCGACAAGGACGTCGATTACGTCCGTGGCATCCTCGGCGACCTCCCCGTAACCGAACCCGTGACCGACGAGCATATGCGTCGCGCTATGCAGAACTTCCACAAGGCGCTATGA
- the trpD gene encoding anthranilate phosphoribosyltransferase, whose protein sequence is MIYQYLDLTEPTIEQAREVFTPLTIGEYDDVLVAALLATIRTRGETLADIAGAAQAFLHAGRPFPVTGEGILDTAGTGGDGANTINISTGASLVAAAGGCRLIKCGNRSVSSKSGSADVLEALNIPLDLDVDRAVRQFEASNFTFLFAPAYNPAVAYVQRVRKTLKVPTLFNTLGPLLSPARPEFQVMGIARPELGPLIIEVMKLLGRKRALVIHGAGTDELAVHGPTHIWELADGQVSEYTVTPEQLGVDKHSLEALAGGDGTHNAGLLRAVFEGRAPRAHEDAIVANAGAMFYVTGRAESLAAGAEQARKLLKSGTVAAWLKQHEEADYRA, encoded by the coding sequence ATGATCTATCAATACCTCGATCTCACCGAGCCCACGATCGAACAGGCCCGGGAGGTGTTCACCCCCCTGACGATCGGTGAGTACGACGACGTCCTGGTCGCCGCCCTGCTCGCCACCATCCGTACCCGCGGCGAGACCCTGGCGGACATCGCCGGTGCGGCCCAAGCTTTCCTCCATGCCGGCCGGCCATTCCCCGTGACGGGGGAGGGGATCCTCGATACTGCAGGGACCGGCGGCGATGGCGCTAACACGATCAACATTTCGACCGGCGCGTCGCTCGTGGCTGCGGCCGGTGGCTGTCGCCTGATCAAGTGTGGCAACCGCTCAGTGTCCTCAAAGTCCGGGTCCGCCGACGTGCTCGAGGCACTCAACATCCCGCTCGACCTCGACGTGGACCGCGCGGTCCGGCAGTTCGAGGCCAGCAACTTCACCTTCCTGTTCGCCCCGGCCTACAACCCAGCCGTGGCGTATGTGCAGCGAGTCCGCAAAACCCTAAAGGTACCCACCCTGTTCAACACCCTCGGGCCACTACTCAGCCCAGCGCGTCCCGAGTTCCAAGTGATGGGAATCGCCCGCCCCGAGCTCGGCCCACTGATCATCGAGGTAATGAAGTTGCTGGGTCGAAAACGCGCGCTGGTCATCCATGGCGCTGGCACCGATGAACTCGCCGTGCATGGGCCAACCCACATCTGGGAGCTTGCCGACGGGCAGGTCTCGGAGTACACGGTCACCCCGGAACAGTTGGGCGTCGATAAGCACAGCCTGGAGGCGCTGGCAGGTGGCGACGGCACCCACAATGCCGGCCTGCTGCGCGCTGTGTTTGAGGGGCGCGCGCCACGAGCGCACGAGGATGCGATTGTGGCGAACGCGGGCGCGATGTTCTACGTCACAGGTCGTGCCGAGAGCCTGGCCGCCGGTGCCGAGCAGGCCCGTAAGCTGCTAAAGTCCGGGACGGTTGCCGCGTGGCTGAAACAACATGAGGAGGCGGATTACCGTGCCTAG
- a CDS encoding dicarboxylate/amino acid:cation symporter: MKLTQSLLFRVIVAIILGIICSLFFPAPLARVFVTFNGLFGNFLGFFVPVLIFALITPAIASLGKGAGKWLGVTTGIAYVSTILSGLLAFGTAKLLYPHILQHGTPQAADIDAGALAPYFEVEMPAPMEVMAALLLAFTVGLGMTAVKSDTLYDAADQLRNVIMRVIEVFVIPLLPVFIFGIFLSMGMNGNLVETLTSFGTVLLLATAMTWVVLILQFLCAGVIAGRNPFVALRNMLPAYGTALGTSSSAATIPVTYKSALKNGVSESVAGFVIPLCATIHLSGSMMKITLFALSILFMSDMDISVGKVMGFIFLLGIMMIAAPGVPGGAIMAAVGLLQSSLGFDDSQVALMIAAYIAIDSFGTACNVTGDGAIAMMVNKFARGTLGDRTEASAGAAAAGSIARS, translated from the coding sequence ATGAAACTTACACAATCCTTGTTGTTTCGTGTGATCGTCGCGATCATCCTCGGTATTATCTGCAGCTTGTTCTTCCCCGCCCCGCTGGCTCGCGTCTTCGTGACCTTTAACGGGCTCTTTGGGAATTTCCTCGGTTTCTTTGTGCCGGTGCTGATCTTCGCGCTGATCACGCCCGCGATCGCGTCGCTCGGGAAGGGCGCCGGCAAGTGGCTCGGTGTGACCACCGGCATCGCCTACGTCTCCACGATCCTGTCCGGGCTCCTCGCCTTCGGCACCGCCAAGCTGCTCTACCCACACATCCTCCAACATGGGACTCCGCAAGCCGCGGATATCGACGCAGGCGCCCTCGCCCCCTACTTCGAGGTGGAGATGCCCGCACCGATGGAGGTTATGGCAGCCCTGCTCCTCGCTTTCACGGTGGGGCTTGGCATGACGGCCGTGAAGTCGGACACGCTTTACGACGCCGCCGACCAGCTACGCAACGTCATCATGAGAGTTATCGAAGTCTTCGTGATCCCGCTGCTGCCAGTCTTCATTTTCGGCATTTTCCTCTCTATGGGGATGAATGGCAACCTGGTGGAAACGTTGACGTCGTTTGGCACCGTGCTTCTGCTGGCTACCGCGATGACGTGGGTTGTTTTGATCCTGCAGTTCCTGTGCGCGGGCGTAATCGCCGGCCGAAACCCCTTCGTCGCGCTGCGCAACATGCTGCCGGCCTACGGCACGGCTTTGGGAACGTCCTCTTCTGCTGCGACCATCCCGGTCACGTACAAGTCGGCTCTGAAGAACGGCGTATCCGAATCGGTGGCCGGCTTCGTGATTCCGCTGTGCGCCACCATCCACCTGTCCGGCTCGATGATGAAGATCACGCTGTTCGCCTTGTCCATCCTGTTTATGTCGGACATGGACATATCGGTAGGCAAGGTCATGGGCTTCATCTTCCTGCTCGGCATCATGATGATCGCCGCCCCCGGCGTCCCCGGCGGTGCCATCATGGCTGCAGTCGGATTGTTGCAGTCTTCCCTCGGATTCGATGACTCCCAGGTTGCATTGATGATCGCCGCCTACATCGCGATCGACTCCTTCGGTACCGCCTGCAACGTCACCGGCGACGGCGCCATCGCGATGATGGTCAACAAGTTCGCGCGCGGCACGCTTGGTGATCGGACTGAGGCTAGCGCTGGTGCTGCGGCTGCTGGCTCGATCGCGCGTTCTTAA
- a CDS encoding SdpI family protein gives MIISALLLLLSALALIVGGLAWSRRLPGNSVIGLKVKEVRTSREIWDAAHAAAGPLWVLAGAILGFTGLLTLRIDGALSWTLAALAGIIALVLAGAGANLGAKVATAVAAECEDEGCSSGSCNCGSAPAAPEVDVAALRAAMRNADVE, from the coding sequence ATGATCATTTCCGCACTTCTCCTCCTGCTATCCGCGCTGGCACTCATCGTCGGCGGTCTTGCCTGGTCCCGACGTCTCCCCGGCAACAGCGTGATCGGCCTGAAGGTCAAGGAAGTGCGCACCTCCCGCGAAATCTGGGACGCCGCCCACGCCGCCGCCGGACCGTTGTGGGTGCTCGCCGGCGCCATCCTCGGGTTCACCGGCCTGCTCACCTTGCGTATCGACGGCGCGCTGTCCTGGACCCTCGCCGCCCTGGCTGGCATTATTGCGCTGGTTCTCGCGGGCGCCGGAGCCAACTTGGGTGCCAAAGTCGCCACCGCTGTCGCAGCCGAGTGCGAGGACGAAGGATGCTCTTCCGGGTCATGTAACTGTGGCTCCGCCCCTGCTGCTCCAGAAGTAGATGTAGCTGCGCTGCGGGCGGCGATGCGCAACGCGGACGTCGAATAG
- a CDS encoding ArsR/SmtB family transcription factor: MTGDPTQERQLPDARETPLPLADEWSPIFKLLGDPSRLRLLLAMHYCGPANATVSELAELTSLRTATASAALKHMEANGVVAAVRSGREVRYRLISAPVHELLHHLGGTHRH, translated from the coding sequence ATGACAGGAGACCCCACGCAGGAACGCCAGCTTCCCGACGCGCGGGAGACGCCCCTGCCACTCGCCGACGAATGGTCCCCCATCTTCAAACTCCTCGGCGACCCCTCCCGCCTCCGACTCCTCCTCGCCATGCACTACTGTGGGCCGGCCAACGCCACCGTCTCTGAACTGGCCGAACTCACCTCGCTGCGCACCGCGACCGCATCCGCGGCGCTTAAGCACATGGAAGCCAACGGAGTCGTGGCGGCGGTGCGGTCCGGCAGAGAGGTGCGCTACCGGCTGATCTCTGCCCCCGTTCACGAGCTCCTACATCACCTTGGGGGGACGCACCGGCATTAA
- a CDS encoding NUDIX hydrolase produces MPTPDFIVQLRAKIEHAELWLPGVTAIVLRGDEVLLVRRADNREWTPVTGICDPREHPHETAIRECLEETGVAVNIERLLWVQAVGPVTYPNGDVASYVDTTFLCSVAATSGPAMVGDEENLEVKWFPVAQLPPIKPRFREAIAHAVAGEEPGWGSRPSEVR; encoded by the coding sequence ATGCCAACCCCCGATTTTATTGTTCAACTCCGCGCCAAAATTGAACATGCGGAGCTATGGCTGCCCGGAGTGACGGCCATAGTGTTGCGCGGCGATGAGGTGCTGCTGGTCCGGCGGGCCGACAATCGCGAATGGACGCCGGTGACCGGGATTTGTGACCCGCGCGAGCACCCCCACGAGACCGCGATCCGGGAATGCCTGGAGGAAACCGGCGTAGCAGTAAATATCGAACGCCTACTGTGGGTGCAGGCCGTGGGCCCGGTGACGTATCCCAATGGAGACGTGGCGTCCTATGTGGATACCACCTTCCTGTGTTCTGTTGCGGCCACAAGTGGGCCGGCCATGGTAGGAGATGAGGAAAACCTCGAGGTCAAGTGGTTTCCCGTGGCCCAGCTGCCGCCGATAAAGCCGCGTTTTCGGGAAGCAATAGCCCACGCCGTGGCCGGGGAAGAACCCGGGTGGGGGTCACGCCCTTCCGAAGTACGCTGA
- a CDS encoding FecCD family ABC transporter permease: MNEVVTALSASRRRAVSVAICLAAILLISLVAAIMAGPVDISASQVWHVLRSGGDTSTPHATIIWALRTPRALLAAAVGAGLALAGVILQALVRNVLADPYIIGVNSGASCGAAIAITMGASAGLGLQGSAFVGAALASALVFAIARGVGRMTSTRLLMAGVAVGYALSALTSFLVFAADTAEASRSVMFWLLGSLGLAAWGPQLTATGVVVVLAATLTAGLGPRIDALASGDETALTLGINPDRLRAGLLAVVCVVVGTVVAMAGSIGFIGLVIPHLARRLVGSAHRFVVPVAALLGAILLLWADVVARVVLAPQEVPIGIITAIVGAPFLLLLVRKMHA; encoded by the coding sequence GTGAATGAAGTGGTCACAGCGCTTTCTGCTAGTCGACGTCGCGCCGTCAGTGTAGCCATCTGCCTGGCCGCGATCCTCCTCATAAGCCTAGTCGCTGCCATTATGGCTGGGCCGGTCGACATCAGTGCCAGCCAGGTGTGGCACGTGCTGCGCAGCGGTGGCGACACCTCGACCCCGCACGCGACGATCATATGGGCTTTGCGTACCCCGCGCGCTCTCCTCGCGGCCGCGGTGGGGGCTGGTCTCGCGCTGGCGGGTGTCATTCTGCAGGCGCTGGTGCGCAATGTGCTGGCTGACCCGTACATCATCGGGGTGAATTCGGGTGCGAGTTGTGGCGCGGCGATTGCGATTACGATGGGTGCGAGCGCTGGTCTTGGTCTGCAGGGCAGCGCTTTTGTGGGTGCTGCGTTGGCCAGCGCGTTGGTTTTTGCCATCGCGCGTGGGGTGGGGCGGATGACGTCGACAAGGCTGTTGATGGCTGGTGTCGCGGTGGGTTATGCGCTGTCGGCGTTGACTAGTTTTTTGGTATTTGCGGCGGATACCGCGGAGGCGAGTCGCTCGGTGATGTTTTGGCTGCTGGGGTCGCTGGGGCTGGCGGCCTGGGGTCCACAGTTGACTGCTACGGGCGTGGTGGTGGTGTTGGCCGCCACCCTCACCGCCGGTCTCGGCCCGCGTATCGACGCCCTTGCATCCGGCGACGAAACCGCCTTGACCTTGGGAATTAATCCGGACCGACTGCGCGCGGGGCTGCTGGCAGTGGTGTGCGTGGTGGTCGGCACTGTGGTGGCGATGGCTGGCTCCATCGGGTTTATCGGGCTGGTGATTCCGCATCTCGCTCGTCGGTTGGTGGGCAGTGCGCATCGGTTCGTGGTGCCGGTCGCGGCGCTGTTGGGGGCGATTTTGTTGTTGTGGGCCGATGTGGTGGCCCGGGTGGTGTTGGCTCCGCAGGAGGTGCCGATCGGCATCATCACTGCGATTGTCGGCGCCCCGTTCTTGTTGTTACTAGTGAGGAAGATGCATGCGTAA
- a CDS encoding ABC transporter substrate-binding protein → MRKLLVVALCASLAACSTAEEQAQISVRNCGQEVTLKKSPERVVVLKNAAVETLYQLGVMDKVVARAGQFPAEYYGPGQQEALAKVASISDKLDPTGHLQISREAVLEKNPDLVIGMSDTVNRETMKQAGVPLLEEEAFCGDVPDADFQDAFAEVRMYGEVFGKQERAEEYIRELQQRLPRQAPAPTGAKVAFLYPEVGGAVTYAYGSSSMSDRLITGVGGTNVYADTPDRVFEISAESLVDRNPDYIVALYSAGDPDVVAQAVRDIPGASAITAVREGRIMPMLMGFSEPPTPLSVQGLEKLQGFVP, encoded by the coding sequence ATGCGTAAGTTACTCGTAGTGGCCTTGTGCGCTAGTCTCGCTGCTTGCAGTACCGCGGAGGAGCAGGCGCAGATCTCGGTGCGCAACTGTGGGCAGGAGGTGACGTTGAAGAAATCTCCGGAGCGGGTGGTAGTGCTGAAGAACGCCGCCGTGGAGACGCTGTACCAGCTGGGTGTCATGGACAAGGTGGTGGCGCGGGCGGGACAGTTCCCAGCCGAGTATTATGGCCCAGGCCAGCAGGAGGCGTTGGCCAAGGTGGCGTCGATAAGCGACAAGCTGGACCCAACGGGCCACCTGCAGATTTCGAGGGAAGCGGTGCTGGAGAAGAACCCGGATTTGGTGATCGGCATGTCGGACACCGTCAACCGCGAGACGATGAAGCAGGCCGGCGTGCCGCTGCTTGAGGAGGAAGCGTTCTGCGGGGATGTGCCGGACGCCGATTTCCAGGACGCGTTTGCGGAGGTCCGCATGTATGGCGAGGTGTTCGGAAAGCAGGAGCGTGCCGAGGAATACATCCGTGAGCTGCAACAACGCCTCCCGAGGCAAGCCCCCGCGCCGACGGGCGCGAAAGTCGCCTTCCTCTACCCCGAGGTCGGTGGCGCAGTGACTTACGCCTACGGATCGAGTTCGATGTCTGACCGGCTGATCACCGGCGTCGGTGGCACCAACGTCTACGCCGACACCCCCGACCGCGTCTTCGAGATCAGCGCCGAATCCCTGGTCGACCGCAATCCGGACTACATCGTCGCCCTGTATTCCGCCGGGGACCCGGACGTGGTGGCGCAGGCGGTGCGCGACATTCCCGGCGCGTCGGCCATCACGGCGGTCCGCGAGGGTCGCATCATGCCGATGCTCATGGGTTTTTCCGAGCCCCCTACTCCCCTCTCGGTCCAGGGTTTGGAAAAGCTCCAGGGGTTCGTCCCGTGA